aaaaaatatttttttaatctaaaaattaattttttaagtaaaaaataataaattttactaataattcagtcaaaaaaaaattccagcCCACCCcaaaatttatgatgtgtaattttatacctcaaaaaaaaaaaaattttagccTCCCCCTACATAGATTTCTGGATCCGCTCCTAGTTACCGAATGTTTCCCCATCCCCTTCTGAGTCCTGTAGtttggtatttatagggcacaattctcGAGGATATCGAGATGGAACATGTGACACATTCCTTGGATCCCGAAGGACACGTGTCGTGCATCTATGCAGGCTTGGTGTTACTTTTGTTTTGTCTAGAAAAAAGCCCTATTTGAAAAGAATTCTTAGAGTTTGGAGAGATCTTCTCTTCAGAAATGATTATATTTGCTTGAGGGGAGAGCTTTGTCCGTAGTTCGAAGAAACTTTTCTTCATCGAAAAAAACCTTTCTCTCAAGAGGACCTCTATTCGGAAAGAACTTATTCTCAAAGACCTCTCTCCGAAAAGAACCTCTCTCCTAAGAGACTGTTCCTTATCCAGAAAAAAGCTTTCAATTTCCCCCAATTCTAAGGGgtacaaaagaaagaaatgcaTGAAACGGTCGACTGAAATGGTTGATAGTTTCACTGAGCGAGATTTGATCTCGAGtgtttttcttcctttgttttAGTCGACAAAGCATTAAATGTTCCATTGAGTGTGATCATACATGTCTCAAACGCATTTAATGAAGAGAAAAAGATGAGGGAGatcaaaaaagaaagggaaagggcAGCTTGCACAACATGCCTTGGCTATCTCCTCCTTCATCCAATTTTTAGAAAAGAACTAGAAGCTCGATCCTTTTTCTTCTACTGTTCTTCTTATTCCTCAGCTCTATCgccttctcttctcctctcaCTCCATTTTCTCTCTGTTGATCCAAAGGTCATGAGACAACCAAGGTTTGCATCTCATGAGAGCCAAGCATAGCTTGGATCACCTTCGTCCATGCTTGTCTAACACGTGGTTGAGGCAAAGAGTTCCATTACTATTTAGGTGTGGACCAACTTGGTCCCTCTACATCTGTGGGGGTTGGCTTAGTCAGCCAAGAAGTAGACATTGGAGTAGACAAGCTTGGAAAGGAGGTTGTTCATGAAAGCGTGTTTGTGACTGAAAGAGTTCGAGTCTAGGTGCATCTCAGGCGCACCTGGTAGCATCTCAATGTAGTGAGGTAACAATTacttccatttttcattttgatgcttatatttttcatatgaCTATCTACACCAAGTCTGGCAAGGGTCATTTAGTATCATTTTCATTGTGCGTgtgtatttttgaattatttttgaaaactacCACGACTCCCCTACATGATTGACTAAGCATTGATGCATTCTATCAATTAGTTCCTGTcatcttttttcattttaaaaattgtaagtttttatatattaatatggtAACACTAGGCTGGACATCTAACAATATTAATGtgtctcaaaataaaaacaactaaATAAATGTATGTTTATGTAAACATGTTTATAGTGTATATGTACTACTTGACtctaaaaatatcaatataaaaagTGGAGTTGGTGCTTCTTACGTGAAGGCATATAAATGTTTACAATGgaatctttgatattttactcttgaaaaataaaataatggttttgataatgactatatgaaaatcaatctctaaatctttgagtaagtaaatatatatggacaaagttttttaatcaatctatatgaatgagaaaagcaatctttaaatctccttgagcaaagttatgaaaatttatataggagaaatgttgaagtgtggttgagtgtatttagattcaaaataaatatgtttttaataatctcaacttgctttcaaaagaatcaaaatggggatttgttaagtttttattttttcaaaatggatagtcgactatgtggttcattctgttgactatgcctgaaaatagtcgactatgcataagaatagtcgactatgctgatttgatctgtcgactatttaagtcttctgtcgactattttttcatctgtcgactatcaagtaaggatagtcgactatagcttttcatctgtcgactatttttgttcataaaattcaaaattctcttcacatttttgcaatagtcgactgtgcatatgtatctgtcgactatgggatttttgtattagaaaatagtcgactatgcctttttgtctgtcgactatatcttgttttatttgtaaaaatagtcaactatgcattttcttctgtcgactatatcttttacagaaagcttctaacggctagtttttcaactccaacggtcacaaacggctacatttctcttcaatcttgtgggaagcttataaatacaagtcatagatgatcaagagcaGGCCAATGGATgaaaaggaaattatttgagcttacatcgtatacacatttgtatttatattgattgtgctttaattttctctcttcaagactttgatcttcacttgtaattattcatttcaaggcttgtatcattttttagagacattgtaattaagagattcatctcttatattttctccaattgtagacttcttgtttttcctagcttgtgtagctagagggcctacttggtttaagtaggaggttgtatttcttagcttgtgtagctagagggtctacttgtgtaagtatgaggttttagtgaattggtttaaaatctttagtgggaactaaggtagtggattagacttggtttaagccgaaccactataaatcctttgtctcatttattcttcttgctttacatttgtcattttatatgttctatattttaaatcactaaaacctcaattgggttaaaaagttttcaagttctatcaaaatttttaaaatatccaatttcccccccctcttggtgtgtgccatagcacctcccgttctaacaatcTTGTCATATTCTTTTGAtgagaatatattttattcgACCCCCTAAAAGACTTTACCAAAGTGCTAATAGATTTTGCCGGCATATAGATTTGATGGAAAGATAAAATTGTACCTAAATGATAATGAAAAAATTTACGATCAAATTTATACTAATTTAGGGTAATAATATATTTGTCACTTAGGGTGCGTTTGTCAAGTAAAAAATAGagtgaaattcatttttatccaaattctagaaaattctatcaaataattttttttttcatgaaattcgaattccatcttaattaaaaaagtaaaaaattttcttgaaatcaagaaGTCAAAATTTCTAAGGGAAGAAGTCAAAATTTCTAAGGGATGagatagaattgaaatttcataaaattttaattctatccCCACTTTTCATCtcccaatcaaacacacccttatgGTCTATAGAAGCTGAAAGTCTAATGAATCATCTCACtagagaataaattaaaataaatgctatttagCAATATTCCGTTAATGGAGAGGGCATCAGATGTAACAAACTCAAGCAAGACAGTCATCACCGAAAAATATTCCTTTCTTGAGGATAACAATGATTCCGGGAAAACTgcaacaaaagagaaaagattCCTGGAAAACCAGGAAAAACTTAGCTTTGCTTTGCCACAACAACAATATTATTCGAGGTTGTTACACAAGTTTCCTAGAACAAAATTCTGCTATGATATGTGTGTTACCAAAGAGACGGCCCTGAGAAGCCACAAAACACCTAAAGAAACAAACAATTTCTAGAGAGAATCACCACCATTTATCATGTGAGATGCAGTCGTCCATCCATAAGCTAAAAGAACTTTAGTTTTCCCTTGGACATGGCAGCTTTTGCCTGCTGTGCACGGCACAGCGCTTTCTGACTCCCTGTCAAACTGGAACATGATTCACCCGATCCAAAAGTGACAGCAAAGTAAAGATAGATTGTACAGAGAAATGCCAGAAGAGCAAGGGCCGTGAGGAGGAAGCGATGCCGCTGGACAAGTGCTGACCAGCCTTCCAGTTCATCCCCCTTTGAGTACTGCCTCCTAGATGATGAAGATGAGAACACATTCTGTGCACTCTGTTGTGACCTTCGGTGCGGAGATGATACTAGGCCATCGACAGCCATAGCCTATTCAACTACTATCTGGAGCAATTGAATCTCTGGCCTGTTTGAACTAAGAGCCAGACGTCAACGTCAACAATAGGTCAAGTAATAAAGAAATTAACAGTTATACAAGTGCATTAATATTTTTGACTGAGCACAAAATATAACACAGCTAGCCCATAAACTTTAGCATAGAACTTCAAACAAAAAAGCAAAGTCGGTAATGGCTAAGTTTACAAAGTTGGCAGGCAACAGCCTCATCATATTTTAAGGTTACCACCAGGGCAAAGAACAATGGTTGAGGTGACAAAAAAAGAAGCATCATTTGCCTTCGAAATTAACAACAATATCACAAGTCTTTAATCTCACTATGTGGAGTTGGCTACATAAATTTCagctctccaatcatctctatccatggtctTATCTTTTGAAAAGCCCATCATGTCCTATACAACACAAAATCATAGAATAAAGAGTAAAAGCATCTGGTGGGGGCAATGACTAAATACATCCATCATCTATCAAGCAGAacacaacatttttcaaaaataaaaaatataaagataaaaagtCACAGATAGTaataattagcaaaaaaaaaaaccacaaatAGTAATTGGTGACCTCAGAGCAAAGTTGAAACCAATGTCCAGAAAATCAGACTGAACCGAAAAGGGAAAAGGTTCACAGTTTAGTGGCCAAACTAGGGTTGACTAGGGATTGAAccaagatatatatttatacgacaaatacatatatactagttaaaatatgatatgaaaatttttaaaaaataaaatcaatgaCAGAACACTCAATagatttaaaatgtattaacattgttctaaaattacaaaaaaagtTTATACaccaatattaatataaatttacgatgaaaataaaataaaattcaagatcaaatatttaaattacaaataattttttttaaaaaattatctatgtATTAACAAAATGATAGATAGTAATCAAATAGTAGACATTAACTCCtttcaaatatctcaaattattattatattttcaaacatttaagaataaaatataagagcacaaaagtaaaaaaaaaaaaaaaaacatctcaGCTGGTTTAGCCACTTGAACCAACAAGGTTCAATGGTTCAACTGCATTTCACTTAAAAAACCAGTTGGTTTTTTACCTTGAATTTGACTGGTTCCCAATTTTACAGATCAAAGTGGCCAGTGTGGTCCAGTTCTTAGAACCTTGGATGAGCCCCCATGCAGAATTAGGTCAAACCATAAGAGATGTTGCCATGCATTGTGGGAAAATGCAGTCATTTTCTTAGGTCATTTCAGTGGTAGATCTTGGAAATTTATAAGAATAGTACTCAAGTTAAAGAATGTCATAACTAAAAGGTCCTtgtattttcaagataaaattgaCAATGAAAGGGTTTAGATAGTTTTCACAAGTTTCAGCTTAAATCACTGCAACAGCCATCGATTCATATATGATCATAAACTAAGGAGTACATGCACTTGAAGAGATATGAAAAACTTCCAAACACACACCAGGCTCCATTCTAAATggtccaattaatttaattttttgtgctagaattttttttttcctagacCCTAATTTTAATCTCTGTAGAacaatctttcttttcttttctttttttgtgaagAAAAACCAATCTGTAAATACCTGGAGAATGTAAACAATGGGAAAATGCATGTGGCCAAGGAATGATGGCAGCATagaatgtaataaaaaataggaaaataaaaactgGGCTATATTagttccttttccttttcctgttAAAGTTTTAGTTCTTAAGAATTCTAAAAGCAAAACTTCTTCTTACTTGTTTATGAGTACAGCTAACCAAAATGGCCATTAAGACTCTTTTATTCACAATTAACTGTCCACTATGTCAAAGGCAAAGTTATATggttttatctattttatataATGTAAACCAACTAATAAAGTATAAAAACATAGAAATTATTATGTCTACACAGTGTTGTATCAGTTTCTTGGATATGGATTCATGCCTCTTAGCTAGGCCGTACAAAAACCAAGTTGAGCTGAGGAGTAGGTTGTCCAAGCCAGTGTTTTAAAAAGCAAGCTTAAGCTTGCTTTAAGCCCAAAGCCCAACTCCTTTAGACAAAGCCCTGTGACTTTAATCGAGCACAGTCAAGGCACACTTAAGTTACACCTTAATCTAAGCTGTGAAGGGCTACAAAGTGCGCTTTTAATATGGACTGTTGGATTTGGTTAAATTTGTGTTCCAGTGTGGCTGCTTGTATGGAATCCTTACCCAGAAATGTCTTTCATCTGATCTCAAAAAGATCTGaataaaatcaaacatatatttaaaaaaaataaagactcCAGATCCCTAGAAATGTCAGATTTCTGATGAAAGATGAAGAGTTCAGACTTTTCATCTTTTCATTGAAGAGTTCAGCATATTCAATGAAGAGTTTAGACCTTTCATCTTTTCTTTCTAATGATTgctttttaatagtttatattttttaaaagtttatacCCTTCATTTTGTTCAGGTGCGCTTCACCTCACTTGAGCATGCATTTGGGGTTTGCACTTTGCGCTTAAGCTTCATAGGCCTTTTGTGCTTAAGTGTGCTTGGTGCTTTTGAAAACACTGGTCCAAGCttgatttgtttatatatgtCTTACTGATATCAAATGAACATTAATTTGATCCAAACTTCAATAACTGATATTTTATCCTACTGATGAGAGGCAACTTCAAGTTGAGCTAAGCAAATAGCCAATTTTCGAACATATTGAAGTCTGGTTTGTTTAAATAACAAGCTTATTCAGGCAAGATTTTAGTTGATTCATCTGATATTTACCATATATAGTTACCAAGGCACTAAATCTCATCATCAAATACATACTTTGGTACAATGAGGCCAAAGGACcacattttttgttataaataagAACACCATAGACTAAAACCACCACACATGGAAAACCAGAATAAAGGACTACATGGTGTCACTTGAATAAAGGACTACATATATAGTTCCTTTTATCTTTTCCTATTCTCTTTTTTTACTATCTATTTAGGACCAAAACTTCACTATCCAATCCATGTTCTTGTATAGCCAGGTCAATGACTTTTACCTATACACACCACTTAAACAAAGAACATTCACATATCCATATGTGTTCTATAGCTTTTATTGTATAccatttttttggttaattttatttaaactaaacaCTCATGACTCGTTAACTTCATCAAAACAGTTTTAACTTAAACCAAAGCATGTTTACCTAATTTTTGGCAAACAAATTCAACAGATATTCAAAAAGTGAACGCATCCAAACCTGAACTCAAAAATCTCACAAAACTTCCTTCTTGGTTCTCACCAATATTCCAAACGACAACAATATGATTTATCTATCAACACTACACTATGACATAAAGTAAGAGAACAATTCAAAGCTAACATATAAAAAAGTGCAGATTCGGATAAGAGATATTACATTCCAACAACCGTATGGAGATGCAAATGCTTTTATAATCTAAACTTCTACCCTGCCCCTGGAGATTCACATTCTATCCAGAATCTATTGTTGTAAATCACCTTTGTTTAGTTCTTCATAATGCAAATCCGTGCATAACGAACACATACATCCAcatgaaactttttttttttcccctaattTGGAACCTACGTAATATAAATGCGGTAGCGATCGATGCATCAGAATGATAAGCGAAAAATCACCAAATAACAAATGGAAGCGAGCAAAACACATCATAGATCTGTGCAAAGGATTCGAGTTCAAGCTAAAAACATGGAGGGTGAAATCGCTGGAGGAACTTACAGAAATGAGGAGAAAAACCGATCGCACTGTGACGCCGATCGATTATTACTTGTAATCGGAAGCCAGATCCATCTTGGCGTAGATGAACTCTCTCCCTTCGTCGCTTGGTGTTGTCCTCCGTGTAAGCGCAGAAGGAACGCGGATCGTGCGCAGAAACGGCCaatatttgagagagagagagagagagagagagaacggaTCCGGGAAAGGGCTGATGAGAGTGAATTTATGGGAGGGTGGAGCAGCAGCGGTTGATTGGCCCTCGGAGGGTCGTAGGGACACGAGTGGCGCGTTTTCGGAACAATAGCGCGTTTCATCCACTCGCTCATTCCGCGCGTGGCATGTCTACGAGCCAGTGCCCGTCATTCCATGTGCAATCTTTCCCAACGCGGTGGACTTTTTCTTCCCAGCGTTGAACCAGTCACCGCCCCCCTACCCCTTGAAAATTGAGTGAATTACAAGAGCACCCctaaattttggaaaaagacagattttttaacatttaaaacaaaaaaaaaaaaacttttgtaGTCTAAACTTTTGTAATTCCGCTGCAACCATAGCTTCACCCAAACCATCATTCAATGATTTTAATTACGCTTTTACTAGTATTTctcattgaaaataaatatatatttcttttttactaggtgACGAATGAACCATGGATTTTTTATGGATTGccttatctctttctctctctttaacTCGTTCTCCTCAATAATCCTTCTTATCTTAGTTTGTCTTTCTTTATCTGAATgcatctcttttcttttttaatagcCTCGTCAGTAATAGGGTTTCTCATttacttcatttttctttatcagCATTGATGAGGCTGTAGAAACCCAATTAGACCctctaaatttgtatttttttgttctttttcactTTCTCATCATAGGAACTAACAATGGCTTTCTCTAAAAGAAACATAGATCGATGGGATCTATCAGTTGCATCGATCTGAGTTCTCTATTGATAGAACCCAATGATCTTGGTTCTTTCAATTTCTCTACGCTAGTATTTGGTGGTAGTCAATAAGAAAGTCGACCACCACTaacaattctttattttttttataatctttgaGATAAAAAATAGATGAGACAAAAAAGGCATTTTTGGTATTCAAAAAAGAGtaataatcattttttaatgGCAAAGGAGAAAGTGGTAAATAGGTAATAATCTTAATAAAAGTCTTTGTCATTTCTTAAATGTCAAggagtttatattttttactagaCCTCAGTGGTACTTATGTAATTTACCCTTGAAAATTACATGAATTTTCATTTGTTATTATCATTTAAAAAGATTATATCAATTTCTTTTTGCTCGTTGAAAAATAACATCAAGATGGTAATAAACAATAAGGTTGAAGAGTAATGTAATTAGACAATATGAATAAAACAATACAACAACCAGTAACTcagtaatataatttaaaaaataaacaataatatagTAGAAAACATGTACTTACAACTGCATCATGCATGAGATCttcaaaattcttaattttcatAGGTG
This window of the Diospyros lotus cultivar Yz01 chromosome 5, ASM1463336v1, whole genome shotgun sequence genome carries:
- the LOC127802849 gene encoding uncharacterized protein LOC127802849, with the protein product MAVDGLVSSPHRRSQQSAQNVFSSSSSRRQYSKGDELEGWSALVQRHRFLLTALALLAFLCTIYLYFAVTFGSGESCSSLTGSQKALCRAQQAKAAMSKGKLKFF